The segment CTCGCCCGCGTGAAGAATCGAAATTTCCTCGCGTTTGTTTGAGTGCATTTTTAGCAAGCGACCGATTCTTTCTTTATTATCCTGAACGGTGTTGTAAGCATAGCTACCGCTCTCAAGACTGCCGCGATAAACGCGGATAAAGGTAAGCTGTCCGACGAACGGGTCGGTCATGATCTTAAACGCAAGAGCTGCAAATTCGCCGTTATCGGTGCTTTCTACCGTTACTTCGCTACCGTCTTCATAAACGCCCTTAATCGCCTCGATCTCATCAGGTGCAGGCAAATACGCTACGACCGCGTCAAGTAGGGGCTGGATGCCTTTGTTTTTAAATGCTGTTCCGCAAAGCATCGGAGTTATCGTCATTCTTAAGCAACCCGCTTTGATACCTTTTTTGATCTCTTCTTCGCTTAGCTCCTCGCCCGAGAAAAATTTCTCCATCAAGCTATCGTCGGTTTCAGAAACCGCTTCGATTAACTTAGTGCGGTACTCTTCTGCTTTTTCTTTTACTTCCGCCGGAATCTCTATCTCTTTATAATCAGTCGGCTTTTTGTCATCTTCCCAAACGTAAGCTTTCATCTTAACAAGATCGACCACGCCTCTAAAGTTATCCTCTGCGCCGATAGGAATTTGAATAGGCACCGGATTTGCTTTTAGGCGGTTTCTGATTTGAGACTCGACGTTATAAAAATTTGCGCCGATTCTATCCATTTTATTTACGAAAACGATTCTTGGGACGTGATATTTATTTGCTTGTCTCCAAACAGTCTCAGACTGGGGCTGGACGCCGCCGACTGAGCAAAATACCGAAACGGCGCCGTCAAGAACGCGCATAGAACGCTCGACTTCGATAGTAAAGTCGACGTGGCCCGGAGTGTCGATCAAATTTATCTGGTGATCTTTCCAAAAGCAAGTGGTCGCCGCAGACGTAATCGTAATGCCGCGCTCTTTTTCTTGCTCCATCCAGTCCATCGTAGCAGCGCCGTCGTGAACCTCACCGATCTTGTGGCTCATACCCGTAAAGAACAAAATTCTTTCGCTGGTCGTCGTTTTACCAGCATCGATGTGAGCAGCGATACCGATGTTTCTAACCATATGTAAAGGGGTTTTTCTATCTGCCATACCAGTCTCCTCTTACCAGCGGTAGTGAGCAAACGCTTTGTTAGCTTCTGCCATTTTGTAGGTGTCTTCCTTCTTCTTGAAAGACGCACCTTTTGAATTTGCCGCATCAAGTAGCTCGTTAGCTAGCTTATCGATCATAGTTCTTTCGCTTCTTTTTCTAGCAAAACCGATGATCCAGCGAATAGCAAGAGCTTGTTGGCGAGCCGGGCGAACCTCTACCGGTACTTGGTAGGTAGCGCCGCCGACGCGACGAGATTTAACCTCCATAAGAGGCTTGATGTTTTCGATAGCATCGTTAAATACGTCTATACCTTTTACGTCGCCGCTTTTTTTCTCGATAGCTTTGATAGCGCCGTACATGATCTCGGTAGCGACGCTTTTTTTACCATCGTACATAAGAGAGTTAATAAATTTAGTGATTACCTTATTGCCGTAAATTGGATCCGGCATTACTTCCCTGACGGGAGCTTTTCTTCTTCTCATTTGATTATTCCTTCAAATTTTATAAATTTTACTCAAACCTATGCCGCTAATGGCATGGTCTGCGAACCTAAATTTTTATTTCTTTTTACCCGCTGCGGCTGCTGCTTGACCAGGTTTTGGACGTTTAGCGCCGTATTTTGAGCGAGAAACCGTTCTTTTCGCAACGCCGGCTGTATCAAGGGCACCGCGCACGATGTGGTATTTAACGCCCGGTAAGTCTTTAACACGACCGCCGCGCACTAGCACGATGCTGTGTTCTTGTAGGTTGTGGCCTTCGCCGCCGATATAGCTGATCACTTCAAATCCGCTTGTAAGCCTAACTTTGGCAACTTTTCTCAAAGCCGAGTTTGGTTTTTTAGGAGTCGTAGTATAGACCCTAGTGCAAACTCCTCTTCTTTGAGGACACTCTTTTAGCGCCGGAGATTTTGACTTAAAAGTCACTTTCTTGCGCTCTTTTCTGACCAATTGATTAATGGTTGGCACAGTAATTCCTTTCAACTAAATTTATTAAAAAGACTTGATTCTATTTAAATTTGGCTTAATATAAGGTAAATTTCATCTTTAGCACTGAATTTTATCGCGCTAACCTTTTCTAATCGCGTACCTTCCGCTTCCGCTAAAGATAACGCAAAGCGATGAAGCGATGTAAAGATATAAAATTCGGCCTCAAAGCCCCGACATTTGTAAGCTCCAGTAAATTTCCGAGTCCGTGATAGGCATACATTATCGTTAAACTAGTACCGATAGCAAGCAATGCGCCGATCCTAGTCGAATTTTTCAAAATTTCAAATTTAAAGGATTGATTTTATCTGATTAGTTTTAAAGCGAGGTAAATTTAAGCCCCGCCGATTTTGACGAGGCTTGCAGAGTTAAATTTTAGTTTTGTTTTAGCTTGATCTTTTGATCTTGGTAAAGACCTGTTCCGACAGGGATCATGCGTCCTAGAATGACGTTTTCCTTTAGATCCTCGAGGTGGTCAATCTTAGCTGCGATCGAAGCCTCGGTTAGAACCTTAGTCGTCTCTTGGAACGATGCGGCCGAGATCACGCTATCGCTTCCGATAGCAGCGCGCGTAACGCCTAGCAAAATAGGCTCGGCGATCGCAGGATTACCGCCCATTCGCATTATGCGCTCGTTTTCTTCCTTAAATCTCGTTCGAGATATCATATCGCCAGTGATAAAATTCGTATCGCCGCTATCTACTATCTTAACCTGACGAAGCATCTGAGAAACGATGATCTCGATGTGCTTATCGGCGATCGCAACGCCTTGAGAGCGGTAAACTTGCTGAATTTCGCTGATCAAATAATAATGCAGTGCCTTTTCGCCCAAAATTCTCAAAACGTCGTGGCTTGATATTAGCCCGTCGGTTAGCTTCTCGCCCGCGTGGATAAATTCGCCGTCGCGAACCTGAATTTGACGAGTTTTATCTATCAGATACTCCGACGTAGCGCCGTCGTCAGCGTGGATAACGATACGCTCTTTAGATCGAAGTGGCTTTTCGAATCTTACGGTGCCGTCGATTTCAGCGATGATAGCCGTATTTTTCGGGCGCCTTGCCTCAAACAGCTCGGAGACTCGTGGCAAACCGCCCGTGATATCTTTTGACTTAGCCACGGCCTTAGGCGTCTTAGCTAGGATATCGGCCTGCGCTACCGTAGCGCCGTCCGTTACGAATATCGCCGTTTTAGGCTCTAGTTGATAGCGGATCATCTTACCTTCGTCCGTGCTAATCACGATAGTAGGCTTGATGCCGGAAGGTAGATACTCGTTTATAACCAAACGGCTCTGACCGGTCGCCTCGTCATACTGCTCGGCGGCGCTGTATCCAGGTTCTATGTCCTCGTACGATACTCTGCCCGCAGCCTCGGCGATGATCGGCGTAGAGTACGGATCCCACTCGGCTATGACGGTTTTTTCTTGGTTTTCAGGCTCAGATATGACCGCTTTGCTATCCACGGTGTCGCTATCGTTTGCTTTGATGATAGAATTTCGCGGGATATAGTAGCGAACCGCCTCTCTGTCATCCTCGTCGGCAACCACGACGAATAGCCCTTTTTCGGTTACGACGTGACCTTTTTTGATATTTCTTAAGCGCTCTAAATAATCGCCTTTTAGGATATAAAATTTAAGCACGCCGTTTGCGCCCGCAACGACTT is part of the uncultured Campylobacter sp. genome and harbors:
- the fusA gene encoding elongation factor G, with translation MADRKTPLHMVRNIGIAAHIDAGKTTTSERILFFTGMSHKIGEVHDGAATMDWMEQEKERGITITSAATTCFWKDHQINLIDTPGHVDFTIEVERSMRVLDGAVSVFCSVGGVQPQSETVWRQANKYHVPRIVFVNKMDRIGANFYNVESQIRNRLKANPVPIQIPIGAEDNFRGVVDLVKMKAYVWEDDKKPTDYKEIEIPAEVKEKAEEYRTKLIEAVSETDDSLMEKFFSGEELSEEEIKKGIKAGCLRMTITPMLCGTAFKNKGIQPLLDAVVAYLPAPDEIEAIKGVYEDGSEVTVESTDNGEFAALAFKIMTDPFVGQLTFIRVYRGSLESGSYAYNTVQDNKERIGRLLKMHSNKREEISILHAGEIGAVVGLKNTLTGDTLASEKDKVILEKMDFPEPVISVAVEPKTKADQEKMAIALQKLAQEDPSFRVGTDEESGQTIISGMGELHLEIIVDRMLREFKVDAEVGQPQVAYRETIRKTVEQEYKYAKQSGGRGQYGHVFLRLEPLPAASGFEFVNDIKGGVVPKEYIPAVEKGCKEALQSGVLAGYPVEDVKVTLFDGSYHEVDSSEMAFKLAASMGFKEGARKAGAVILEPMMKVEVETPEDYMGDVIGDLNKRRGQVNSMDERNGSKIITAFCPLAQMFGYSTDLRSMTQGRATYSMEFDHYEEVPKNVSEEIIKKRNG
- the rpsL gene encoding 30S ribosomal protein S12, whose translation is MPTINQLVRKERKKVTFKSKSPALKECPQRRGVCTRVYTTTPKKPNSALRKVAKVRLTSGFEVISYIGGEGHNLQEHSIVLVRGGRVKDLPGVKYHIVRGALDTAGVAKRTVSRSKYGAKRPKPGQAAAAAGKKK
- the rpsG gene encoding 30S ribosomal protein S7, producing the protein MRRRKAPVREVMPDPIYGNKVITKFINSLMYDGKKSVATEIMYGAIKAIEKKSGDVKGIDVFNDAIENIKPLMEVKSRRVGGATYQVPVEVRPARQQALAIRWIIGFARKRSERTMIDKLANELLDAANSKGASFKKKEDTYKMAEANKAFAHYRW